A window of Hymenobacter siberiensis genomic DNA:
GGGGTCGGGCCATTCTACCCACCTATTTGTACGCGCTCAAAACTTCAATCCAATCGAGGCCAGGTAGTTGCGCGTGGCCTGGGGGTAAAACCAGTTAAAGGTTTCCTGGTTGCCGCTGGCGCCTTGGTAGGTGTAGGTATAGCCGTTGGCCACGTACTCGCGGTTGAGCAGGTTGTTGACGAGCAGGCCCAGCTCAATCTCCTTCATGAAACGGGGGTGCAGGGCATAGCGCAGGCGGAAATCGAGCGTCTGGTAGGGGTTGATGCTGCGGTAGTCGTTCTGCGAGTTGTCGAGGTACTGGCGGCTCACGGTTTTGAGGAGCAGGGCCACGCGCAGGCCTTTCAGCGGCTGGCCTTCCAGCGTATGGGCCGATACCACGCCCGGCGAATACGAGATGGTGGACGTGCGCGCTTCGGCGGCATTGGTGGTGACAACGTAGGTTACCGTGTCGTAGCTATAGGAAACGTCCCGGTAGTTCAGGATGCGGTTCTGGCTCAGGGTGAGGGTACTGCTGAGGCTGATTTTGTCGTTGAGCGACAGGAAAGCCGACAATTCCACGCCGCGCCGGTAGCTGCGGGCCACATTGGTGCGCAGGGCCGTGCCCACATCGTTGAGCTGGCCGGTGGCCACCAGCTGGTTGCGGTAGTTCATATAAAAGCCGTTGGCTTCGAAGCGCAGTGCCCCGTTCGGACCCAGAAAAGCTAGGTCGGCGCGGTTGAAACGGTAGCCGCCTTCAAAGTCTTCGAGGCGCTCGGCCTGGGCCGACTGGTCGCCCACGGGCCGGTCGGTGAAATCGGAGCGCACAGGCTCGCGCTGGCCCACCGCGAAGCTGCCGTACAGCTGCTGGCCGGTGCCCAGGCTGAGGGTAGCGCCGGCCTTGGGGTTGAAGAAGGTGTACTTGGCGCGGGTGGTCACGTCCTGCTTTTTGGGTTCCAGGCCGTCGATGGTGTAATCAATGTGGCGCACCTGCATATCGCCATAAATGCCGAGCCGGTCCAGCACCTGCCAGGTGGCGCGGGCATAGGCGTTGTAATCGGTCTTGACGGCATTGTTGAAGTAGTAGCGCTGGCCGAGCTGGCTGTTCGAGGCATACTGCGCCCAGATGATTTCGCCGTAATGGTCGCCGTCGTAGCGGTTCCAGGCACCGCCGAAGGTGGCTTGTAGCTTGCCGTCGGCGGGCTGGTAGTTGAGGGCCATCGTGCCGCCGTAGAAGTTGTTGTCGAGCCACTTGCGGTCCACCAGGTTGGTACGCTTGATGGTGGTGGTGCCCAGCACCACGTTGTCCAGGCCGTAATCAGCCAGCTTTTTATTGGCCCGGTAACTTTCGTAGTAGCCGAAGCCGCGCGTGAGGTGCAGCGCGCCCGCCAGGTTCCAGCGCTGGCCCAGACCCTGCGAAAGGTGCAGCTGGTAGTGGTTCTGCTGGTAGTTGTCGGTCTGGTTGCCGTAGGTGTAGGAGCTGTAACGCCGGCCCTCCTGGAGCACGCGGGCGGCATCGGCCTCCGTGAGCTCGCCGTTATTGATGAACGTCTGGAGCCGGGCGCGGTCGCCGGAGAGGGCTGGCTCGGGCACGCCGTTCCAGGCCTGGTAGGTTTTTTCGCGGCCCGAGAAGGTGATGAATTTCAGCAGCGTGTTCTTGGCCTGGTAGCCGGCGGCGAAGTAGTACGACTTCAAATCGGAAGCCGCCCGGTTCATGTAGCCATCGGAGGCAATGCGCGAGAGCCGCCCATCAACGGTAAAATGGCCGTTAATCAACCCCGTGCCAAACGACACGTTATTTTTCCAGGTCTGGTAAGAGCCGTAGGTGTTCTGGGTTTCGGCGTAAGCCTCGCGGCGGTTGTCGAGCGTGCTGATGTTGATGCTGGCTCCGAAGGCCGCGCCGCCGTTCTGGCTGGTGCCCACCCCGCGCTGGATTTGCAGCGAATTGATGGACGAGGCCAAATCCGGCAGGTTAATCAGGAACGCGCCGTGCGATTCCGGGTC
This region includes:
- a CDS encoding TonB-dependent receptor, with product MKTVLLAGAALCVLAAAPAWAQGPVSGTVLADVLHISEANPVANATILLDGNVVGTTGATGGFAIVVVPPGTHELRVIRDDFASSSVTIKGSAEPQQLGNIVLAAFAVVTPEALVMASRANDRTATAYTNLSKQELARQNFGQDLPYLLNQTPSVVVNSDAGAGVGYTDIRIRGTSNTGINTTINGVPLNDPESHGAFLINLPDLASSINSLQIQRGVGTSQNGGAAFGASINISTLDNRREAYAETQNTYGSYQTWKNNVSFGTGLINGHFTVDGRLSRIASDGYMNRAASDLKSYYFAAGYQAKNTLLKFITFSGREKTYQAWNGVPEPALSGDRARLQTFINNGELTEADAARVLQEGRRYSSYTYGNQTDNYQQNHYQLHLSQGLGQRWNLAGALHLTRGFGYYESYRANKKLADYGLDNVVLGTTTIKRTNLVDRKWLDNNFYGGTMALNYQPADGKLQATFGGAWNRYDGDHYGEIIWAQYASNSQLGQRYYFNNAVKTDYNAYARATWQVLDRLGIYGDMQVRHIDYTIDGLEPKKQDVTTRAKYTFFNPKAGATLSLGTGQQLYGSFAVGQREPVRSDFTDRPVGDQSAQAERLEDFEGGYRFNRADLAFLGPNGALRFEANGFYMNYRNQLVATGQLNDVGTALRTNVARSYRRGVELSAFLSLNDKISLSSTLTLSQNRILNYRDVSYSYDTVTYVVTTNAAEARTSTISYSPGVVSAHTLEGQPLKGLRVALLLKTVSRQYLDNSQNDYRSINPYQTLDFRLRYALHPRFMKEIELGLLVNNLLNREYVANGYTYTYQGASGNQETFNWFYPQATRNYLASIGLKF